TTCAGCGCCGCAAAGTCCGCCGTCGACATATACACTTCGCCGCGCACCTCGAGCACGTCAGGCGCCCCCGCAATCTCCTTGGGAATATCCGCGATCGTGCGCGCATTGGCGGTCACGTCCTCGCCCACGCTGCCATCGCCCCGCGTCGCCGCCAGCACCAACGCGCCGCCCTCGTAACGCAGCGAACAGGAAAGTCCGTCGATCTTGGGCTCGGCGGTCAGCATCACCGCCGCATCGGGTTCGAGCTTGAGGAACCGCCGCACCCGCCCGACGAAATCGCGCACGTCCCCCGCCTCGAACGCATTGTCGAGGCTCAGCATCGGCCGCGCATGCGTCACTTTCGACAGGGGCGATGAAGGCGTGTGTCCAACCCGCCTCGACGGACTGTCCTCGCGCACCAGATGTGGAAACTTCGCTTCGATGGCGCGATTCTCGGCCACCAGCGCGTCATAGTCGGCGTCCGAAATCTCAGGGCTGTCGCGATCGTGATAGGCCGCGTCGTGCCGCCGGATCTCGCGCGCCAGCCGCATCAGGCGGTTGGCGGCCTCCGCCTCGGTCATCTTCTCCAGATCAGCCATGATGCGCCATCACCCATCCCACGAACGCGATGGCCGGCACCGCCGACACCACCGCCAACGCGCTCGCCGCGCGAAACAGCCCCGGCGACTGTTTCTCGCGGATGAGCCGCACGGCAATGAGGAACACCCCCACCGCCATGACGAGGTAGAAGTAAAAGAGCGGTTCGACGAAGCCCAGGACCTGCGTCATCATGATGAGCGCAAACGCGCCCCAAGGCAGCACCAGCGTCAGGAACAGAAGCGGCAGATAGGCGCTACGCACCTGCCACACCGGCGGCGGCGCGTCGGTCATTTGCGAAAAGTGGCCTCGAGCAGGTCGCAGAAGCTGTCCCAGCTGCGGCTCGCCGCATCGGCGTCATAGACGACGTCGTCGATCTCCAGCTTGCCCGCCTGCGGGTTGGTGAAGGCATGGCCGACCCCGCCATAGGCATGGATCTGCCAGTCGCAAGCACCCTGTTCGGTCAATTCCTGCCCCAGCGCGACGACGTCGGCGGGGGGCGCCATCGGATCGTCCCAGCCGTGGAAGACCGCAACCTTGGGCGTGACCTTCTGCGTCGCGAAATTGGGGATTTTCAAAAGCCCGTGAAAGCTCCCCGCGACCTTGAAATCGGCACCCGAGCGCGCGAGGTCGAGCGTACACAGCCCGCCGAAACAAAAGCCCATCACCGCGACCTGATCGCCATCGACGACATCGAGGCCCTTGGCGAAATCGAGGATGGCCTGCTGCTGCTTCACATAGGCGCCGCGGTCCTCGAGCTTCTCGTTCATGGTGTCGAAGGCGCGCTGCTTGTCCTCGTCCTTGCCGACATCGAGCCCGAGCATGTCCTTGCCGAAGATATCGGCGGCCAGCACCGAATAGCCGAGCGCGACGAGCCGCTCGGCATACTCCGCCTCGACCGCGCCGCGATTGGCAAAGCTCGGCAGGATGACCACCCCGGGCCGCGCAACGCCGCTGCCATCGTCATAGACCTCGTGCAGCAATTCGGTGCCCTCATGGGTCTGGCTCATCTCGCGCTTGTTCATGCGTCTCTCTCCCTGTTGGCTCACGCCGCTTCCATCAATTTCGCCGCCGCCGCGCGCGCCTCGTCGGTCACCGCCGCGCCCGACAGCATCCGCGCGATTTCCTCGCGCCGCTCGTCCGGCCTGAGCAGTTCGACCGAGGTACGCGTCACCGTGCCATCGCTCGCCTTGGCGATGCGGAAATGATGCTGCCCCCGCGCCGCGACCTGCGGGCTGTGCGTCACCACCAGCACCTGATGCTTCTCCGCCAGCCGCGCCAGCCGTTCGCCGATCGCGCTCGCCACCGCGCCGCCCACGCCGCGGTCGATCTCGTCGAAGATGATCGTGCCCGCCCCGCCGACCTCGGCCAGCGCCACGCGGATCGCCAGCAGGAAGCGCGACAATTCGCCGCCGCTCGCGATCTTGCCCAAGGGCCCGAAGGGCGAGCCCGGATTTGTCGAGATCGTGAATTCGACCCTGTCGATGCCCTGCGGCCCCGGATCGGCAGGCTGCACCTCGGTCACGAACCGCGCATCGCCGAGCTTCAGCGGCGCCAGTTCCTCGGCCACCCGCGCATCCAATCGCGCTGCCGCCTCCTCGCGCGCGCCCGAGACGACATCCGCCGCCTCGTCATAGGCCGCCTCGGCCGCGACGATCTCCCCCTCGAGCGCCGCCAGTCGCTCGCTTCCGGTCTCGATCGCCGAGCGCTTCTCGTGCAATTCCTCGCGCAGCCGTGCCAGCCCCTCGACCTCGACCCGATGCTTTCGCGCCGCGCCGCGCAATGCGAACAACCGTTCCTCGGCCTCGTCCAGCGCGCGCGGGTCATGGACGAGGTCGGCGCGTGCCTCGGCAAACAGCCGCTCGGCCTCGTCCGCCTCGATGATCGCGCGGTCGATCGCCGCCAGCGCGCCCGCCAGCCCCTCATGCACCTCATGCACCCGCTGGAACGCCCGCGCCGCCTGCCGCATCTGCGCCAGCGCGCCCTCGCCGCCGTTCAACAGGGGATCGATGCCCGACAGATCATCCTCGATCCGCGCCGCATCCTTCATCTGCTGGCGCATCCCGGCGAGCTCTTCCTCCTCGCCCGCCATGGGGTTCAAGTCATCGAGTTCGGCAATGGCATGATCGAGCCATTCGCGGTCCGCCGCCGCGGCCTCGGCCTGCGCCGCAAGGTCCGCGCGCTCCTTGCGCAATGCCGACAGCGTGCGCCACGCCGCCTCGACTGCGCTGAGGTCCACCTGCCCGAACGCATCGAGCAGCCCGCGATGGGCGCGCGCATCGAGCAATCCGCGATCGGCATGCTGGCCGTGGATCTCGACCATCGTCTCGCCCAGTGCGCGCATGATCTTGGCGGGCACGCTGTTGCCGGCAATCCGGCCACTCGACCCGCCATCGGCTTTCAAGCGACGCTGCAAGATCAGCGGTTCGCCCGGCTCGACCTCGATCTCTTCCTCCTCGAGCAGCGCGAGCGCGGCATGGCCGGGGGGCAGCTCGATCTCGGCCACCGCCTCGGCCTTGTCGGCGCCGTCGCGCACCAGCGCACTATCGGCCCGCGCACCGAGCGCCAGTCCGAGCGCATCGAGGAGGATCGACTTGCCCGCCCCAGTCTCGCCGGTGAGCACGGTCAGCCCGCCGGCAAAGTCCAGCTCGAGCCGCTCGACCAGCACGATGTCGCGGATGCCGAGCCGGCTGAGCATCAGTCCTTATCCTTGCGGGCTATGTTCCTGCATGAGGCGATAGCTGCGCTCATACCATTTGCTGTCGGGGAAGTTGGCGCCCAGCGTCGCGGCGGCCTTTTGCGCTTCGGCGGGAATGCCGAGCGCGAGATAGCTTTCGACCAGCCGGTGCAGCGCCTCGGGCGTGTGGCTCGTCGTCTCGTAATCGTCGATGACCTTGCGGAAACGCACCGAGGCGGCGAGCCAGCGACGATTGTCCTGGTAGAAGCGCCCGACCTCCATCTCCTTGCCCGCCAGCTGATCGTTGACGAGGTCGACCTTGATGCGCGCATCGGCGGCATAGCGGCTGTTGGGATAGCGGCGGATGAGTTCGCCGAACGAGGCGCGCGCCTGGCTCGTGATCTTCTGGTCGCGGCTGATATCCTCGATCTGGCGATAATAGCTCATCGCGATGAGGTAATGCGCATAAGGCGCATCCTTGTTGCCCGGATGGATCGACAGGAAGCGCTGCGCGGTCGACACCGTCTCGGGAAAATTGCCGTCCATATAATGCGAAAAGGCGCTCATCAGCTGCGCGCGGCGGGCCCATACCGAATAGGGATGCTGGCGCTCGACCTCGGAGAAAATGAGCGCGGCGCGGTCCCAATTGCCGCGATCGGCATTTTCCTTGCCCAGCGCGTAGAGCGTGTTGACGTCGCGCGCGACATAAGCGGTGTCGATCGCCTCGGTGCCGCCCCCGGAGGCGCAGGCGGAAAGCGGAAGGGCGATGATGGCAGCGGACAGCGCCGCGCGGATGGGACCAATGGACATGACTGTTTCTCTAACCTTCCGGATGGGACTCGCCAAGGGCTAAGGCGTGGATCGCGCGGCGCGTCAGACGACTGCGCCGTCGTCCCTGCGTTGCTTGTCCTCGCTGTCCTCATCATGAATGAAGCTGTCCGACGTCACCCCGAGGAAGACGAGGATCGGCGCCGAGATGTAGATCGAGCTGTAGGTACCCACGAACAGGCCGAGGAAGATGGCCACCGTCAGCCCGAAGATCACCTTGGGACCGAGGACCAGCAGCGCACCGATCGCGAGCAGCAGCGTCAAGGAGGTCGAGATCGTCCGCGCCAGCGTCTCGTTCAATGACAGGTTGATCTGCTCGACGATCCCCATCTTCCTGTATTTGCGCAAATTCTCGCGAATACGATCATAGATGACGACCGTGTCGTTGATCGTGTAGCCGATCACCGTCAGGAACGCCGCGACGATATTGAGGTCGACCTGCAACTGCGTGATCGAGAAGAAGGCGAGCAACACGCCCACGTCGTGGAACAGCGTCGCCAGCGCCCCCACCCCGAACTGCCATTCGAAGCGCAGCCAGATGTAGATCGCGATCCCGAGCGAGCCGAGCACGAGACTCAATGTCCCGTCCATCGCCAGTTCCTCGGACACGTTGCCCGACACCGATTCGCCCGACCCCACGTCGGCCCCCGGATATTCGGCGACGAGCATGTCGCGCACGGTCGACACCACTGCATTGGCCGCCGCCTCGTCGCCCTCGGGCTTGGGCAGGCGGATGCGATAGCTGGTATCCGACCCGAATTGCTGGATCGAGGCATCGCCGACCTCGAGCGCATTCACCTTGGCGCGCAGCTCCTCGATCTCGACGCCTTGCGCGAAATCGACCTGGACCGACTGCCCCCCGACGAAGTCGATGCCGAGGTTGAGGCCGCGCGTGAAGGTCAGGGCAAAGCCCGCGACCGCCATCGCCATCGTGATCCAGATGGCGATGTTGCGCCAGCGCATGAAGTCGATGTTGGTGTTGTCGGGGACAAGCTTGAGCAATTTCATGATGTTTTCCCGCCCCGTCAGATGTTGAGCGTCTTGGGACGCGCCTTGCGCGCCCAGCGCGCCACCAGCATCCGGGTGAAGACGACCGCGGTCCAGACCGAGGTGACGGTGCCGATCAGGAGCACGACGGCAAAGCCGCGGATGGGCCCCGAGCCGAAGTAGAACATGATCGCCGCCGCGATGGTGTTGGTGATGTTGGCATCGAAGATCGCCGTCGAGGCTTCCCTGTAGCCATGTTCGATCGCGTCATAGACCTTGCGCCCGCGCCGCAATTCCTCGCGGATGCGCTCGTTGATCAGCACGTTGGCGTCGACCGCCGCGCCCATCGTCAGCACGAAACCGGCGATGCCCGGCAACGTCAGCGTCGCGTTGAACATCGCCATGGCGGCGAGGATCAGGAAGGCGTTCACGATGAGCGCGGTGTTGGCATAGACGCCGAACCGCCCATAGGTGACGAGCATGTAGACGACGACCGCCAGCGTACCGAGAATGGCCGCGAGCGTGCCCTTCTCGATCGAATCCTTGCCAAGGTCCGCCGACACCGTGCGCTCCTCGACCACGTCCAGCTTCACCGGCAACTTGCCCGAGGACAAAGCGATGGCGAGATCGTTGGCGCTGTCGACGGTGAAATTGCCGCTGATCTGCGCCTGCCCGCCGAGGATCGGCTCGTTGATGTTGGGCGCCGAGAGCACCTGCCCGTCGAGCAGCATGGCGAACGGCTTTTGCACATTCTCCTGCGTCGTCCGCCCGAAGCGGCGCGCGCCCTGGCTGTTGAACTTGAGGCTGACCACCGGATTGCCATCCTGGTCGAAGCTCTGATTGGCATCGGCGAGCTGGTCGCCCGACACGATGATGCGGCGCTTCAGCGCGATCTGGGGCACGCCGTCGGCGGTCGAATAACCGACGAAGGGCAGCCCGAGCGGCGCATCGGGATAGGGCGCGATCTCGCTGCCCACCGGGGCGCGGCCGGCATTGAGTTCGCCCGGATTGGCTTCGAGGTCGACGAGCTTGAACTCGAGCCGCGCGGTGCGCCCGATGAGGTTCTTGAGCGCCTCGGGATCCTCGACGCCCGGCACCTGCACGAGGACGCGGTTCTCGCCCTGCGTGCGCACCGTCACCTCGCGCGTGCCCGACGGGTCGATACGGCGGCGCACGACGTCGCGCGCGACCGTCACCGCGTCCGACAAGGCGTTCGCGGCGCCTTCGGGGGTGGGGGTCAGGATGATGCGGGTCGAATCCTCGACCGACACGGTCCAGTCGCGCTGGCCGGTCAGCCCGACGGGCTGGGTCATCGCACGCAGCCGCTCGACCGCTTCATCAAGCTGCGAGGGGTCGCGCACCATGAAGGACAGGCGCCCATCGGCGGTCGACACGTCGCCGATCCGCACGCGCGGGTCGGCGCGCAGCTCGGTCTGGACATTATCTTCCTGCGCGGTCAGCCGCTGCTTGGCGAGATCCTCGGCATCGGCCTCGAGCAGCAGGTAGGAACCGCCCGCAAGGTCGAGCCCGAGGCTGATCCGGCTTTGCGGCAGGAAGTCGGGATAGCTTTCGAGCTGCTCTTCCGAAAGCAGGCTCGGGATGGCCATGAGGATGCCGGCGGCAATGATGCCCCAGATCGCCCAGACCTTCCAACGCGCAAATTCGAGCATCGGTCGATGTCCTAGTCGTTGGCCGGCTTGGCGGTCTTGTCGGTGACGCTGGCGAGCATCGATTTGACGCTGCGCACCTTCAGCCCGCCGCCAAGATCGACCTCGACTTCATCGTCCATCACCTTGGTGACCTTGCCGATGAGACCGCCGCCGGTGATCACCCGATCGCCCTTCTTGACCGCCGCCAGCTCCGCCTGATGCTCGCGCATCTTCTTCTGCTGCGGACGGATGAGCAGCATGTAGAAGATGATGAAAATGAGCAGCAGCGGGAACAGCTGGAAGAAGAAGGCGGCCGCGCCCGAGGGTTCGGCGGCGGCGGCGGCGATAAGGTGGATCATGTCGTCTCGTCTCTTGGCTAGGCGGGAACGCCCGGGTCCACCAAAGGGTTGGAACCGGCCCCCCGAAATTCAAGTCGCGGGTCCGCTACCATGGGCGAAAATGTTTTGCCAGAGATGCTTGCATGGGGGCCGATGTGCCGCTAGAGGCCGCTTCGTCCCGCGACGACCCAAACGGTCGCGGGCCGGTCGGGGAGTAGCGCAGCCTGGTAGCGCATCACACTGGGGGTGTGGGGGTCGCAGGTTCGAATCCTGTCTCCCCGACCATTTTTCAAGAAAGCTTGAACCAAATCGTCCGGGGGACGATTTGCGCTGTCATGAAAAATGGTCGCCGAAGCCGACGGATGTCGCGTAGAGCCGTACGACGCCTCTTCTTTGCGTCATCCCAGCGAAGGCTGGGATCCATGCCGCCGAGACTAAACGACACCTTCTTGCTAGTGAATCGGCATAGGCCCCAGCCTCCGCTGGGGCGACGGGGATGAATATTGGCCAGCCGTAAGCGTAAAAAACAGCGCAAATCGAGCAGCAAGCATCGCTGGCCGCGTGCCATCGCACTCGTCCTCCTCGCCCCCATCGCCGCCTATCTCGGCCTCGCCCTCCTCGGCAGCCTCATCCCCGTCAACGCCGACTGGGAGGAAGCCGAAACGGGCATCCCTATCTATCTCACCGACAATGGCGTCCATCTCGACATCGTCATGCCGATCGAGGCCGCGGGCGTCAGCTGGGCACCCTATTTCCCCGGCACCGACCTCGCCCAGCCCGCATGGGCCAATGCCGGTCACGTCATGATCGGCTCGGGCGACCGCGGCGTCTATACCGAGGCCAAGGACTGGGGCGACCTCAGGGCAAGCACCGCCTTTGGCGCCCTCTTTGCGGGCAACCGCGTCATGCACGTCCAATATGTCGACGCCCCCCAGCGCTTCGCCGCCGCCGAAATCCGCCTCACGCCCGCGCAATATCGCCGCCTGTGGCAATCGGTCCGCGCCAGCTTCGACCTGTCCGAGGACGGCTGGCCCCAGCGGCTCGACACGCCGGGCTACTGGCCCTCCGACGCCTTTTACGAAGGCCGCGGCAGTTTCAACGCGGCGATGACCTGCAACCAGTGGGTCGCCCGCCAACTGCGCATCGCCGGGGTTGAAAGCTCGCTCTGGAGCCCCTTCTCCAAGGGCCTCCCCTGGCGCTACCGCGCGCCCGACGCCGCCACCGACTAGAGGACGTAACGCGACAAATCGGTATCGCCCGCGATATCCTTCAGCTGCGTCTCGACGAAGGCGGCATCGACCACCACCGTCTCGCCCTTGCGATCCTCGGCCTCGAAGCTGACGTCCTCGAGCAGTCGCTCCATCACCGTCTGCAGGCGCCGCGCGCCGATATTCTCGACGCTCTCGTTGACGTCCGCCGCAATGCGCGCCAGCGCCTCGATGCCCTCGTCGGTGAATTCCACCGTCACCTCCTCGGTGCCGAGCAGCGCGCGATACTGGTCGGTCAGGCTCGCCCGCGTATCCTTGAGGATCGCCACGAAATCCTCCTTGGTCAGCGCGCGGAGCTCGACCCGGATCGGCAGGCGCCCCTGCAATTCGGGCAGCATGTCGCTGGGCTTGGCGACATGGAAGGCGCCCGAGGCGATGAACAATATATGGTCGGTCTTCAGCGGCCCATATTTGGTCGCCACCGTCGTCCCCTCGATCAGCGGCAGCAGGTCGCGCTGCACGCCCTCGCGGCTGACCGACCCGCCGCGCACGTCGCTGACCGCGATCTTGTCGATCTCGTCGAGGAAGACGATGCCATTGGCCTCGGCATCCTCCAGCGCAGCACGGTTCACATCGTCGTCGTCGAGCCGCTTGTCGGCCTCTTCCTCGACCAGCCGGTCATAGGCGGCGGGCACTTTCAGCTTGCGCTTCTTCCTCGGCATCTGGCCGCCCATGCGCTTCATCATGTCGCCAAGATTGATCATCCCGATGCCGCCCTGGCCGGGCACGTCGAAGGGCGAGGAGGGCGCCTCGACCACCTCGATCTCCACTTCGGCCTGATCGAGGCTGCCGTCGCGAAAGCGCTCGGCAAAGCTCGCCCGCGTCGCATCGCTCGCCGTATTGCCGGTCAGCGCATCGAGGAGCCGCTCCAGCGCCGCTTCCTCGGCCGCGCGCTTGACCTTGCGCCGTCGCCGGTCACGCTCCAACCGCACCGCTTCCTCGACGAGGTCGCGGGCAATCTGCTCGACGTCGCGGCCGACATAGCCGACCTCGGTGAACTTGGTCGCCTCGATCTTGATGAAGGGCGCATCGGCCAGTTTCGCCAGCCGCCGCGAGATCTCGGTCTTGCCGCAGCCCGTCGGCCCGATCATCAGGATATTCTTGGGCGTCACCTCGGCGCGCAATTCGGGGCCCAGCTGCTGGCGCCGCCAGCGATTGCGAAGCGCTACCGCCACGGCTTTCTTGGCGTCCTTCTGGCCGATGATATGCTCGTCCAGCGCCGCCACGATCGCCTTGGGGGTCAGCGGCTGCGCCTTGGTGATGGGGATATGTTCGTTCATCGCTTATACCGTCTCGACCGTCAGATTGTCGTTGGTGAAGACGCACACCTCGGCGGCGATCTGCATCGCCTTGCGCGCCAGTTTCTCGGCATCCTGTTCGTAATCCGACAGCGCCTTGGCCGCCGCGAGCGCATAATTGCCGCCCGACCCGATCGCCGCGATCCCTCCCTCGGGCTCGAGCACGTCGCCGTTACCCGTCACGATCAGCATCGTGTCGGGATCGGCAACGATCATCATCGCCTCGAGATTGCGAAGATATTTGTCGGTGCGCCAGTCCTTGGCGAGCTCCACCGCCGCGCGCATCAGCTTGCCACTATGCGCTTCCAGCTTCTTCTCCAGCCGCTCGAACAGGGTGAAGGCATCGGCGGTCGCGCCGGCAAAGCCCCCCACCACCTTGCCCTCGCGCCCGAGGCGGCGGACCTTGATGGCATTGGGCTTCATGACGGTATTGCCTAAGGACACCTGCCCATCGCCCGCGACGACGGTCGTGCCGCCACGCTTGATGCCGATGATGGTGGTGCCGTGAAATTTGGGTGTATCGCTCATGATCCCGGATGTGGGGAGCGCGCCGCCCTTTTTTCAAGGGATCAGCAGTCGCGCTCCGCCCGGAAATTGGCCGCGCGCCGCTTGAGCCGCGCATGGAAATCCTCGGTCGTCCCCATGATGTTCGAAGGCTTGGCAATGTCTTCGACCGGCGTGCCGATGCGCACCCGCATCAGCTGCACCTCGCGATCCTCGAGCATGCGCTCGGTAAAGAGCCCGTCGGCGATCATCGCTTCCACCGCCTCGCGCGCGCCCGCTGCCTCGGGACCGAGGCGGCACAGCGCGCGCTGCGCCGCATTTATCGACAGGTCGTGATATTTGACGACCTTCCCCCGCTCATAGGCTGCAGCCCCCGACAATCGTTCCCCCGCCAGCGTCCGCCGCCGCCATTCGAGCTCGGATCGCAGGATTCCGACCAAAAGCGGTACCGCCGCCGCGCCGCGATCCGCCTGCCGCTCGATCAGCGCGGGGGCGTTGAGCCGCCGCTCGGCATTTTCCACCACCGCGCGCTCGGTCGCACTCAGCTCGGCATAGGCGCCCGCAGGCTGCGCCTTGATGACATGTTCGAGGTGATGCATCTCGCCGCGCGCCTTGGGGTCGGCGGGCAGTTCGGCAAGCCGCTCGATCGCCGCCTCGCGCAGCATTGTCACGTCGTCCATCTTCTCGATCGGATAGACCAGCGCGGTGAAATTGGTGACCCGCCGATCCTCGATGAGCGCCTCGATCAGGGCCGCATCCGCCGCATCTACGCTCGGCTTGCCGGCGCCCGGCGCGGCCCGCCAATTGGCAAAGCTGCCAAGCCAGGCATTGACCATGTCGAGCGCGGGATCGCCCTTCCCCCGGGTCGGATCGGCGAGGAAGGCGGCGATCGCCCCGCGTGCATCGTCCCGCGCCGCCTCGCGCGACACCGACAGGCGGATGGTCGTATGCTCATCGAGCAGCGAGCTTTGGGCGATCCCCTGATAGATGTTGCGATCCCCGAGCGTCTGGCGCGCCCAGGCGAAATGCGCGTTTTCCATCGCCCCGGTGAAGCCCACCATCAGCGGCACCTTGGTCTGTTGCACCTTGGTCTTCGAGACGCGCAGGGCCAGCCGATCCCCCGCATAAAGCTCCAGCCGCTTATGCTCGAGCCGCCCGTTGGCAAGGCTCCAGCGCCCTGCCGCCTCGCCCACCATCATGTCTTGCGAGACGATGGTGACATCGGGCGTCTCCACCAGCGCCTCGACCCGCTCGATGCACAGTTCCTTCTCGTCCATCGCGGCCGCCATCGACAGCATCAAGCTCTCATCGAGCCCGTCGCCGCGCGACAGCCCCACGCTCGTGGCACAGGCCCCCCGCGGGCGCAGCACGAAGCGCGCTTCCTTCCCGCTGATCGTTTCGATGACGCTGACCCCCGTGACCCCGGGCGTGAACAACAGCGCCTGGCACAGAGGCCGGCACAGATAACCCGGATCCTCATCGATCCGCCCGGCGCGCTGCGGGTCCTGCCGCCCGCCGAGGTGACGGCGGCTCGCTTCGTAGCGCACCAGCACCTCGCCGCGCACCTCGATGGGCGTATCGGGCAGCAGGTCGGGCTCGTCCACCTCGCGATAGGCCGTCGCGCCGACGGCGTTGAACGGCTGCGGGATCGCCCACAGGAGCGCATAGGTCAGCACCGCCGCGACCGCGACCGCGCGCCACTCGCCGATCATGCCGTGCAAGGGAAACCAGAAGGCCGCGAAAGTGGCGCTGTAGAGGAATGCCGTCGGCAACAGCGACATCAACAGACCGGGGATGATCAGCATGAAGAAGCCGATCGTGACGAGGCTCGGCGCCCCGATGACGATGAACGACCCGATTCCGCTGAACAGCAGCCACCCCAACAACAAACGCGCCATGTCCGTCCCCCCGAACGCGAAACCGATCGCTAGCCTAGGCGCGCCTTCAGGAATTGCGCAAGATCGCCCGCGATGTCGGCCTTTTCGCTCAACGGGCTGAACGCCTTCAGCGGGTCCGAGTGGGTCAGCCCGCGATAGAGCTTCAACTCCGCCTCGCCGCCTGCCGCGCGGATACGCCGCGCCAGCTGCTGCGCGTTCCTTGCCCGCACGATGATGTCGGCGGTGCCGTGCTGGAGCAGCATCGGCGGTGCCTCGCCATGCGCGAAGTGGATGGGCTGCGTTTCGTGCGCGGGCTCGTGCGCCCCCAGCGCCGCGATCGCGCGCGGATCGACGAAGGGCAGGAAATTGGTCGGCGCCGACAGGAGCGCCGCCGCCTTGATCGCGCCGCTTTCCACGGCGGCCGCCTGCAGATAGCGCCCGTCGAGGCTGAGGATGCCGGCAAGGTGCCCGCCCGCACTATGCCCCGCGACCGCGATGCGGCCCGCATCGCCGCCCAGCTCAGGGCCCCGCTCGACCGCCCATTTCACGGCGAGCGCGCCATCCTCGATGAAGGCGGGGAAGCGATGTTCGGGCGCGAGGCGATAATCGGGCATCACCACCATATATCCACGCGCCGCCATCGCCCGTGCGACCCAGCCGAATTCGCCGCGCTCGCCCTTCACCCAGCCGCCGCCATAGAAGAAGACCAGCATCGGCAGCGGCGCCGTCCCGCGCCGCACCGGCAGATAGACGTCGAGCTTCTGGCGCGGATGGTCGCCATAGGAAACGCCGCGCGCGATCAAGCGCGCCGCATCCTTGGGCTCGCGCACCTTGCTGAGCCGGTCGAACAGCGCGATCGGCGACACGCCGACCTTTTCCAGCGCATAAAGCGAGGTCTCGCCCGCCACCGCGAGCCGCCGCGCCCAGCGCCGCGCGCGCCGCCGCGCCTGCGGCGACACCGGCGCGCGGATCTTGTCGCGAGGAGGCAATTCCAGTTTCATATCGCTATCTAGCCTAGCAGATGGTCGACGCGCGAACAATCTGGATCAAAGCCCCAGCCGGGTGAAAAATCCACGCTTTGTCACCTTGGCGTGTGCGGCGCGATGCCGCGCCTCGCACGCCTCGACGATGCTCAGCGCATCGCGCGTGCGCGCATTGGCCTGGTCGAGCCGCCCCGTCTGCGCGTCGGCAAAGGCGACCCAGTCGCCGACGCTTGCCGCATCGGGCGGAAGTTGCGCGCCCGCCACGCCAACGCGCCAGTCAGCGGGGACCAGCCCCGCGCAATCTGCAGCGCTCGTCGTCACGATAGGCGGCGCGGCGACACAGGCCGTCAAGCCCGGCGCCATGCACGCCAGCATCCACCATCGCATCGGCACCTGTCGCATCGCGTATCTCCTTG
The nucleotide sequence above comes from Sphingomicrobium arenosum. Encoded proteins:
- the yajC gene encoding preprotein translocase subunit YajC, which gives rise to MIHLIAAAAAEPSGAAAFFFQLFPLLLIFIIFYMLLIRPQQKKMREHQAELAAVKKGDRVITGGGLIGKVTKVMDDEVEVDLGGGLKVRSVKSMLASVTDKTAKPAND
- the secD gene encoding protein translocase subunit SecD, with the protein product MLEFARWKVWAIWGIIAAGILMAIPSLLSEEQLESYPDFLPQSRISLGLDLAGGSYLLLEADAEDLAKQRLTAQEDNVQTELRADPRVRIGDVSTADGRLSFMVRDPSQLDEAVERLRAMTQPVGLTGQRDWTVSVEDSTRIILTPTPEGAANALSDAVTVARDVVRRRIDPSGTREVTVRTQGENRVLVQVPGVEDPEALKNLIGRTARLEFKLVDLEANPGELNAGRAPVGSEIAPYPDAPLGLPFVGYSTADGVPQIALKRRIIVSGDQLADANQSFDQDGNPVVSLKFNSQGARRFGRTTQENVQKPFAMLLDGQVLSAPNINEPILGGQAQISGNFTVDSANDLAIALSSGKLPVKLDVVEERTVSADLGKDSIEKGTLAAILGTLAVVVYMLVTYGRFGVYANTALIVNAFLILAAMAMFNATLTLPGIAGFVLTMGAAVDANVLINERIREELRRGRKVYDAIEHGYREASTAIFDANITNTIAAAIMFYFGSGPIRGFAVVLLIGTVTSVWTAVVFTRMLVARWARKARPKTLNI
- the secF gene encoding protein translocase subunit SecF, translating into MKLLKLVPDNTNIDFMRWRNIAIWITMAMAVAGFALTFTRGLNLGIDFVGGQSVQVDFAQGVEIEELRAKVNALEVGDASIQQFGSDTSYRIRLPKPEGDEAAANAVVSTVRDMLVAEYPGADVGSGESVSGNVSEELAMDGTLSLVLGSLGIAIYIWLRFEWQFGVGALATLFHDVGVLLAFFSITQLQVDLNIVAAFLTVIGYTINDTVVIYDRIRENLRKYRKMGIVEQINLSLNETLARTISTSLTLLLAIGALLVLGPKVIFGLTVAIFLGLFVGTYSSIYISAPILVFLGVTSDSFIHDEDSEDKQRRDDGAVV
- the recN gene encoding DNA repair protein RecN codes for the protein MLSRLGIRDIVLVERLELDFAGGLTVLTGETGAGKSILLDALGLALGARADSALVRDGADKAEAVAEIELPPGHAALALLEEEEIEVEPGEPLILQRRLKADGGSSGRIAGNSVPAKIMRALGETMVEIHGQHADRGLLDARAHRGLLDAFGQVDLSAVEAAWRTLSALRKERADLAAQAEAAAADREWLDHAIAELDDLNPMAGEEEELAGMRQQMKDAARIEDDLSGIDPLLNGGEGALAQMRQAARAFQRVHEVHEGLAGALAAIDRAIIEADEAERLFAEARADLVHDPRALDEAEERLFALRGAARKHRVEVEGLARLREELHEKRSAIETGSERLAALEGEIVAAEAAYDEAADVVSGAREEAAARLDARVAEELAPLKLGDARFVTEVQPADPGPQGIDRVEFTISTNPGSPFGPLGKIASGGELSRFLLAIRVALAEVGGAGTIIFDEIDRGVGGAVASAIGERLARLAEKHQVLVVTHSPQVAARGQHHFRIAKASDGTVTRTSVELLRPDERREEIARMLSGAAVTDEARAAAAKLMEAA
- a CDS encoding outer membrane protein assembly factor BamD; translation: MSIGPIRAALSAAIIALPLSACASGGGTEAIDTAYVARDVNTLYALGKENADRGNWDRAALIFSEVERQHPYSVWARRAQLMSAFSHYMDGNFPETVSTAQRFLSIHPGNKDAPYAHYLIAMSYYRQIEDISRDQKITSQARASFGELIRRYPNSRYAADARIKVDLVNDQLAGKEMEVGRFYQDNRRWLAASVRFRKVIDDYETTSHTPEALHRLVESYLALGIPAEAQKAAATLGANFPDSKWYERSYRLMQEHSPQG
- a CDS encoding dienelactone hydrolase family protein, yielding MNKREMSQTHEGTELLHEVYDDGSGVARPGVVILPSFANRGAVEAEYAERLVALGYSVLAADIFGKDMLGLDVGKDEDKQRAFDTMNEKLEDRGAYVKQQQAILDFAKGLDVVDGDQVAVMGFCFGGLCTLDLARSGADFKVAGSFHGLLKIPNFATQKVTPKVAVFHGWDDPMAPPADVVALGQELTEQGACDWQIHAYGGVGHAFTNPQAGKLEIDDVVYDADAASRSWDSFCDLLEATFRK
- a CDS encoding TIGR02117 family protein → MASRKRKKQRKSSSKHRWPRAIALVLLAPIAAYLGLALLGSLIPVNADWEEAETGIPIYLTDNGVHLDIVMPIEAAGVSWAPYFPGTDLAQPAWANAGHVMIGSGDRGVYTEAKDWGDLRASTAFGALFAGNRVMHVQYVDAPQRFAAAEIRLTPAQYRRLWQSVRASFDLSEDGWPQRLDTPGYWPSDAFYEGRGSFNAAMTCNQWVARQLRIAGVESSLWSPFSKGLPWRYRAPDAATD